A single genomic interval of Dyella sp. GSA-30 harbors:
- a CDS encoding cytochrome c, with protein sequence MSSKTTKTLPRIFCGAFLWCCLLPAHAQSSDNASYLRTTFSSANGEVVFRSICQGCHMPDAKGAKGAGTYPALTDNPRLASPNYMAAVILNGRRDMPSFAPKPGPKDRFFDDATLTDEQIAGVINYIRTHFGNRYDDRISAQEVSAMHP encoded by the coding sequence ATGAGCAGCAAGACAACCAAAACATTGCCACGGATATTTTGCGGCGCTTTCCTGTGGTGTTGTCTGCTGCCGGCACACGCTCAGTCATCCGACAACGCGTCCTATTTGCGCACCACATTCAGTTCGGCCAACGGCGAAGTCGTCTTTCGCAGCATCTGCCAGGGTTGCCACATGCCCGATGCCAAGGGGGCAAAGGGCGCCGGCACGTATCCCGCCCTGACCGACAACCCGAGACTCGCCTCGCCTAACTATATGGCAGCCGTGATCTTGAATGGCCGCCGCGATATGCCATCGTTTGCCCCCAAACCGGGCCCAAAGGATCGCTTCTTTGACGATGCGACGCTTACCGATGAACAGATTGCGGGGGTGATCAACTACATTCGAACGCACTTCGGCAATCGATACGATGATCGCATCAGTGCGCAAGAAGTCTCAGCCATGCATCCTTAG
- a CDS encoding RidA family protein, whose translation MFTIGRVVLLAAFATASLNALADDVVRYKIPDSTFPISAAVEVPAGKATIYVSGNVPPVVDPKAPKDSVAAYGDTKTQTIGVLTAIDKQLKSMHLSLSNVVKMQVFLVGNESHGGHMDFAGFMAGYTQFFGTKEQPNLPARSAFQVAALGNPGYRVEIEVIAVRP comes from the coding sequence ATGTTTACGATCGGACGTGTTGTTCTGCTTGCTGCTTTTGCTACGGCCTCTTTGAACGCTCTCGCCGACGATGTCGTGCGTTACAAGATCCCCGATAGCACCTTCCCCATTTCCGCCGCCGTCGAAGTCCCAGCCGGCAAAGCGACGATCTACGTCAGTGGCAACGTGCCACCGGTCGTCGACCCGAAAGCCCCCAAGGACTCGGTGGCTGCCTATGGCGACACCAAGACGCAGACCATCGGCGTACTGACAGCCATCGACAAACAGCTCAAGAGCATGCATTTGAGCCTAAGCAATGTCGTGAAGATGCAGGTCTTTCTGGTCGGCAACGAAAGCCATGGTGGCCACATGGATTTCGCCGGCTTCATGGCCGGCTATACGCAGTTCTTCGGTACCAAGGAGCAACCCAATCTACCGGCACGTTCGGCCTTCCAGGTAGCCGCATTGGGCAACCCCGGCTATCGCGTGGAAATCGAGGTGATCGCGGTTCGCCCTTGA